In Rosa rugosa chromosome 4, drRosRugo1.1, whole genome shotgun sequence, the genomic stretch ATTCCCATGCAGCAATTCCATAATCCATATATTTCCTGTGTGGGAAGAATTCAGAAAAGGAGTTTTATGGATATATTTCATATAATATGCTTCAAAAATACGAGCAAATACACAGGTAGCTTGGACAAGATGTTGGGAAGCCTCTTCCTCATCTTCTGACATGTCCATATTTTAGCACGCTCTGCAAgtatcatcatcatcttttcATTTATACACTAAATAAATCAATACAACTCATGCCAAGGATAAGAAGAAAGAGTGctgagaaggaagaaaaaaaaattcaaaaagataCAAAACAGCAAAACTAAGTTCCATGCATGGTAGGAAAACCAGCAAGCTACATACCTTGTGAAGTAGTTGGTAGTTGAGCCAAAGTAGAAGTACTCAAAGAGATCTGTAAAGTAGATTGATATTGTTTTAGGCATTAGATATCTCTATCATAGTTCAACGATATTCAAAACTGATCAGCATACAAATAAATATACAACTAATGAAACAGAATAAGATTCAAATATAAAGATAAAGAAGAACTCGAAACAAACTGATCTTCAAGATGGAACAAGAAAAACAGCAACCAAATAAACAACTAATGAAATAATATATGATTGAAAAGCAAAGATAAAGTACTTTATTCAAATAATTTTCATACGACAATGACCAATTAACAGAAACAAACTAAACTAAAAAACATAAACCAAATATTTTAAAACTCAGTTCTACGCTTCCCCCCTATTTTTCAGCATGTTCATATTGAAGCCATTGAAGCTTAATTACATCACCTTTCATGGTGGCAAacatctctctcttttctttattcaaaaagaGTCGAGTTGCAAACAACCACAAAGTGCTCCCAGGCTCGCAATAAGGGACAGACTCAAGTGCTTTCATTGCTTCAGCAATAGTATAGCTTTCTGCGCTTTTCACACTGTTTTATGTTCCAGCACTCTTATTCTCAACTACATCAATAAAACGATCTATTTGTCGAGATAACTTTGTAGCACCTCCCACCTTCTGCTTGCCTAAAACAATGTGGGTCCTTTAGGTTTCTTTTCTGCTTTAGCTTGTAATTCAGCTTCATTAGTCAATCTTTTTTTCCCTCTCCTTGAAACACCTTCCTTACCCCCACTTCTTTCTATTGGAGTAAAATCCACCGAATCATCACTGCCTTCAAGTGGAATGACATCATCCTTGCATATGTCTGCTTTTGGAGATGGAAGGTTCCCACAAGAAGGTGCCCAAGCATGTTCACCAGTGGCTATAATGTTTGAAAACATTCTATCTAGCTTCTCCTCCAATTCAAGATTAAGAACTTTTTTACACAGTTTTGCATATTCGGGATTGACCTAATTTTGGAGAGAAATGTTATCAAATGAAATAAGGATACTATAGTTAATTGACAACGTAATCTAGTAATGAAGTTACACACCTGAATCTTATTATGCCACCATTCGGCAGGTGCATCAACAGTGCGCTTGCTAGGATTCCACCCTAAACCAGTTTCCTTGCCAACTAGTTCTTTCCACAACTTCCATTCAATTTTAAGTGAATCCCACTTGAGTGGAAAAGGGATTTATGAAGTTCGCTTTGTTCCTCTGTGCATCTCTGTGATGAGTAAATCCCCATGAAAAAGGGGCAACTTTCGTGTAGTTTGTGATTGGATGTAACTGTTAAGATTTTTTCTCGGATAAATCTTTCTCTTAATAGATCTCCACTTATTCTTCAATTGAGTTTTATCATAGTTATTGCCGGTTTCTTTACTGAAGTTTACTACCAAACTCTCCCATCCTTCTCTGTCAAAATGAGTATTAGGACGACGTCTAGCATCCACCAACTTGAtgcatgataggagcattttaatgtaatattttaatagttaattcctcatattttgcttagttaattccttaaccgAATCGATTTAACTTATTTGGTGTTTTATAGGTACATTGTGTTCGTGATGATACTTTAAGagctaaatggagtctcaaagttcAGAAATGACTAAGGAAATAATGGAGaagagaaagtgagctagacattttcctactccggctaagagaaagtgagctagacaagaaaggaggggtAGCCGCCTGACCAAACAAACTCCGAATGAGTTGAAACCTTCCAGtttcattctagacatcctaagaatcatttgttatgaagagtgccagagctagttttgagtggaaagccttcatacagtcagtccaattttctgcagaagcaaaactggaaaactggacctgtaaggagtccagctgcgtttccggcccaaccacatggaattaagctctgaaatttgaccaagatgatctacactcatagaggaacatttgatatgaagaaatcggaggcccattctgaagtcttgaTGGAGACCAGCTCaacattcatcatgttcatgttccctacccacatgaagaaagctagatgcttttctctttttccttggatatatttttctactccaatctctttaatagatcatcatcacttccatatttctgcaccttcatgctttgctttcatttcatcattactccatcttttacatattttacaaaccacttccatactccactttcattatttttcttccattcatcatttcactcttctttttcttccctatataaacaccttctcctctcactcttaAACACATTCCTTGATCCATTTCATCTCCTTGTCTCACCATTTTCCTTAGTTATCAACcttcatcatcttttccatcAACCCATTCCATTTCATAGACAAAAAGCTTCACCACTCCACCATTTCACCACTTGATCATCTCTACATCTCATATTCCATCATCAacctttgaagaagaaggagaggagtctAGCATTACTTGaggaatcatcatcaccattaCCATTTTCATCATGTCAATGCCTTCATGAGTTCATCTACACCATCCTCAACTTGATTATCACTAGTCCATTCTCTATCCCTactttttagtttgatgttcataaacatgttgaagcttatgtatttgattatgagtgagtaattaatttgttggggctagggttgaaagccctagccaaacttgtaatgaattgatgtttgagtcttatttgatgcattttccatgatcatcttcacatgctcattcaagaagtgaatgtttgtatttgaatctagctaatttgaatactttgcatttgtcattacatgaacaatgtttAGAGAATAGCTAGCTTTGGACATTGAAAGCAtgatagcacactaggtgtgtatacgagggtagtgagttaaaatcacctagatctaggattggtttgcttgcttgattatctaaactcaaatctttatgcatctaggagcaaggaattgatacttatctggtaatataacttgttcttgggtagttagtttcgcacttatccggtggaaattgataaaataaaaggagtttaggccttaatagtcttatccggatgctaagagggtaattggatatttgggattgcattacttatagtttgaacatcaatgcatgcaagggaGGCTATGGTGAACAACGTAAAGCTCTAACTTCCATACAATCTATCACATCTAGTTTAGCAtagcctagtttacatttcaagtttttTTATTGTGTGTTAATTTGAGTTTACACCATCTCCAAAGacaaaaatcaaaccactacaccatcttgcatatattcaccatgaactttggttcacttatGAGCCCTTGTTTTTgacttgtacatttgcatattcatctagcaccctttaggttttccctagctagagtGGGTTTTCCAATCCCTTAGGTACGATATCCCCTACTCATAATCCCCTACACTATAACAtagcccttatacttgagggtggctatatATTTGGCCAACAATGCACAGATAACAAAATTTGGATACATTATAATCATTCCATACAACTTTAACTTGTGATCCACTTCCCCCAATTTCATTAGTATTCTTCCTTCCCATCTCTGTTTTCAATGTAAAATTTGGTAAACCAATCTCTATCTTTATTTTGTGAAAATTGAAATAGAAatacccaaaaaaagaaaaaaaaagaaaagaaagaccaGGTGCATATTAACCTGATGACATTTCATTAACAAAAGTGCTATACAAAG encodes the following:
- the LOC133744375 gene encoding uncharacterized protein LOC133744375, which encodes MVMVMMIPQVMLDSSPSSSKLWKELVGKETGLGWNPSKRTVDAPAEWWHNKIQVNPEYAKLCKKVLNLELEEKLDRMFSNIIATGEHAWAPSCGNLPSPKADICKDDVIPLEGSDDSVDFTPIERSGGKEGVSRRGKKRLTNEAELQAKAEKKPKGPTLF